The Porphyrobacter sp. HT-58-2 genome has a window encoding:
- a CDS encoding 50S ribosomal protein L25/general stress protein Ctc, whose protein sequence is MSEALNLPAEARERAGKGASRALRRDGRTPAVIYGGKEEPTLIHVEQKELVRQLMTGHFMNSIVNIEIGGKTVRTLPKDVAFHPVTDRPTHVDFLRLTGDAKVEVAVPVVFINEEKSPGLKKGGVLNIVRHELELVCASDAIPDEIHVDVTGKDVGDAIHISEVTLPKGVTSAITDRDFTIATLVAPSALKSSEGDTTTEAADAE, encoded by the coding sequence ATGAGCGAAGCTCTGAACCTGCCGGCCGAAGCGCGCGAACGGGCTGGCAAGGGAGCCTCCCGAGCACTTCGCCGCGATGGTCGGACCCCTGCTGTCATCTATGGCGGCAAGGAAGAACCCACCCTGATCCACGTCGAGCAGAAGGAACTGGTGCGTCAGCTGATGACCGGCCACTTCATGAACTCGATCGTCAACATCGAGATCGGTGGCAAGACCGTTCGCACCCTGCCCAAGGATGTCGCGTTCCACCCGGTGACCGACCGTCCGACCCATGTCGATTTCCTGCGCCTGACCGGCGATGCCAAGGTCGAAGTTGCGGTGCCGGTGGTGTTCATCAACGAAGAAAAGTCGCCCGGCCTCAAGAAGGGCGGCGTGCTCAACATCGTTCGGCACGAGCTTGAACTGGTCTGTGCCAGCGACGCGATCCCCGACGAAATCCACGTCGATGTGACCGGCAAGGACGTGGGCGATGCAATCCACATCAGCGAAGTGACCCTGCCCAAGGGCGTCACCAGCGCGATCACCGACCGCGATTTCACCATCGCCACGCTTGTCGCCCCCTCGGCGCTCAAGAGCAGCGAAGGTGACACCACTACAGAAGCAGCTGACGCCGAGTAA
- the mreC gene encoding rod shape-determining protein MreC, giving the protein MAPPSSRRSGFSKKAQYSVFTGYLLAAVGAVAGVALLALSLWQPAAFAPVRGVASDAVAPAGEAAAVTRSGSQGVFASITGYFRAGQQNADLRREMELARIKLAEADAIKAENRRLKGLLGLRDDETTPVAVARLVGSTATSARRLAYIGVGSRNGVAAGMPVLSERGVIGRVLETGRSSARVLLLTDSESVLPVRRAKDDVIAFAEGRGDGLLRVRLVNLGINPLKVGDLMVTSGAGGYYRPGVAVAVIAKLTPDGGIARLVAEPAATNFVAVEPVHQPAAVADLADPSESFPSSAASASTSATAEPGAATAGSE; this is encoded by the coding sequence ATGGCGCCTCCCTCTTCGCGCCGCTCGGGCTTTTCGAAGAAGGCACAATACTCGGTCTTCACCGGCTACCTGCTGGCTGCGGTCGGGGCAGTCGCTGGGGTAGCGTTGCTGGCGCTGTCCTTGTGGCAGCCTGCGGCCTTTGCGCCGGTGCGCGGTGTGGCGAGCGATGCGGTGGCGCCTGCGGGCGAGGCTGCCGCCGTGACCCGGTCTGGCTCGCAAGGGGTGTTTGCGAGCATCACCGGCTATTTCAGAGCCGGACAGCAGAACGCCGACCTGCGGCGCGAAATGGAGCTTGCCCGGATCAAGCTGGCTGAGGCTGACGCGATCAAGGCCGAAAATCGCCGCCTCAAAGGGCTGCTTGGCCTGCGCGATGATGAAACCACGCCGGTTGCCGTTGCACGGCTCGTCGGTTCAACCGCAACCAGCGCGCGGCGTCTTGCCTATATCGGTGTGGGAAGCCGAAATGGTGTGGCGGCAGGAATGCCGGTGTTGTCCGAACGCGGCGTGATCGGCCGGGTGCTGGAGACCGGGCGCAGCTCTGCCCGCGTGTTGCTGCTCACTGATAGTGAGAGCGTCCTGCCGGTTCGCCGCGCCAAGGACGATGTGATTGCCTTTGCCGAAGGGCGCGGCGACGGGTTGCTGCGTGTCCGACTGGTCAATCTCGGGATCAATCCGCTCAAGGTCGGTGATCTGATGGTGACCAGCGGCGCAGGGGGGTATTATCGGCCAGGGGTCGCTGTCGCGGTGATTGCCAAGCTCACCCCCGATGGCGGAATTGCCCGCCTCGTGGCAGAGCCCGCAGCAACCAACTTCGTCGCGGTCGAGCCGGTACATCAGCCGGCAGCTGTTGCCGATCTGGCCGATCCCTCGGAAAGCTTCCCGTCATCCGCAGCATCGGCCTCGACATCGGCAACGGCTGAACCTGGCGCAGCAACTGCCGGCAGCGAATGA
- the mrdA gene encoding penicillin-binding protein 2, with protein sequence MKIPFLRDGPERPSRMINASILRSSFERRAVVIGAVQGGIGVLLALRLGYLAIAENEKYRLESESNRVNLTLIPPRRGWILDRNGAPLASNRADFRVDVIPERMINPEATIEQLGVLLDLKPTRIADIKDKISTSRGFQPVEVASGLRYEQFAALSVRLPDLPGVVPQRGFSRFYPTASSVGHLIGYVGPASAEEYEKDPNPILITPGYKIGKDGLEKQFEKELRGIPGARRVEVTARGRIVRDLETREDVQGAPVRLTIDGPLQDYAARRIGLESGSVVVMDCRTGDLLCMASMPSFDPNSFSDGIGGVEYAMLREDERVPLRNKVLKGLYPPGSTVKPMVSMALMEQGIDPNETVYCGGGLRVGNRVFGCWNRRGHGAVDMAKAIYQSCDVYFYAMAQRTGMDPIAAMARRCGMGQEFPLPVTSQFYGTVPDPEWKMKKWGREWQAFDTVNATIGQGYMLSSPLQLAVMASRLATGRHVMPRLTLDTKPKGFETIDFPAEQVDYVQRAMSDVVNGPGTAGRARLPIEGVQMAGKTGTAQVVSLSISNGKSGPWKYRDHGLFIFFAPYDKPRYAGAVVIEHGGGSGAAYPIARDVMTFMFDPAKGMEALTALEKQWGGTAQQRLDARYAAYAAERGATVSRPPRRDEDILERVEAEARLAAARTEAIADDVIAPRPEANPSAAPGAPAPDVPQAQATAAPPAGDTGPAASVTPANPSEASQ encoded by the coding sequence ATGAAAATCCCCTTCCTGCGCGATGGGCCAGAACGCCCTTCCCGGATGATCAATGCATCGATCCTGCGCAGCAGTTTCGAGCGCAGGGCGGTTGTGATCGGAGCGGTGCAAGGCGGGATCGGGGTGTTGCTGGCCCTGCGCCTTGGCTATCTCGCGATTGCCGAGAACGAGAAATACCGGCTCGAATCCGAAAGCAACCGCGTCAATCTCACGCTGATCCCGCCGCGCCGGGGCTGGATCCTCGATCGCAATGGTGCGCCGCTTGCCTCGAACCGCGCCGATTTTCGCGTTGATGTCATCCCGGAACGGATGATCAACCCCGAAGCGACGATCGAACAGCTTGGCGTGTTGCTCGATCTCAAGCCCACGCGGATTGCCGACATCAAGGACAAGATCAGCACTTCGCGCGGGTTTCAGCCGGTCGAGGTGGCAAGTGGCCTGCGATACGAACAATTCGCGGCCCTTAGCGTGCGGCTGCCCGATCTGCCCGGCGTGGTGCCGCAGCGCGGCTTTTCGCGCTTCTACCCGACCGCCTCCAGCGTCGGTCATCTCATCGGCTATGTCGGCCCGGCATCGGCCGAGGAGTATGAGAAAGACCCCAATCCCATTCTGATCACGCCGGGCTACAAGATCGGCAAGGATGGTCTGGAAAAACAGTTCGAGAAGGAACTGCGTGGCATTCCCGGTGCGCGGCGCGTGGAAGTGACCGCGAGAGGCCGCATTGTACGCGATCTTGAAACGCGCGAGGATGTGCAAGGTGCGCCCGTCCGCCTGACCATCGACGGCCCGCTTCAGGATTACGCCGCGCGCCGGATCGGGCTGGAGAGCGGATCTGTCGTGGTGATGGACTGCCGCACCGGCGACCTTCTGTGCATGGCCTCCATGCCGAGCTTTGATCCCAATTCCTTTTCGGACGGAATCGGCGGCGTGGAATATGCCATGCTGCGCGAGGACGAACGCGTGCCGCTGCGCAACAAGGTGCTCAAAGGCCTTTATCCGCCGGGCTCCACCGTCAAGCCGATGGTTTCGATGGCGCTGATGGAACAGGGCATCGACCCGAACGAGACGGTCTACTGCGGCGGTGGGCTCAGAGTGGGCAACCGCGTCTTTGGCTGCTGGAACCGGCGCGGGCATGGCGCGGTCGATATGGCGAAGGCCATCTACCAGAGCTGCGATGTCTATTTCTACGCCATGGCGCAGCGCACCGGCATGGACCCGATTGCAGCGATGGCGCGGCGCTGCGGGATGGGTCAGGAATTCCCCCTGCCCGTCACCAGCCAGTTCTACGGCACTGTGCCTGACCCCGAATGGAAGATGAAGAAGTGGGGGCGTGAGTGGCAGGCCTTCGACACGGTCAACGCCACCATTGGCCAGGGTTACATGCTCTCCAGTCCCTTGCAGCTGGCGGTCATGGCCTCGCGCCTTGCCACCGGACGCCATGTGATGCCGCGCCTGACCCTCGACACCAAACCAAAGGGCTTCGAGACCATCGACTTCCCCGCCGAACAGGTCGATTATGTCCAGCGCGCAATGAGCGACGTGGTCAATGGCCCCGGTACTGCAGGCCGCGCCAGGCTCCCCATTGAAGGCGTGCAAATGGCTGGCAAGACGGGAACCGCACAGGTCGTCTCGCTCTCGATTTCGAACGGCAAGTCGGGGCCATGGAAGTACCGTGACCACGGCTTGTTCATCTTTTTCGCCCCCTACGACAAACCGCGCTATGCCGGGGCGGTGGTGATCGAACACGGCGGCGGATCAGGCGCAGCATATCCGATCGCCCGCGATGTGATGACGTTCATGTTCGATCCGGCCAAGGGCATGGAAGCCTTGACGGCCCTCGAAAAGCAGTGGGGCGGAACGGCGCAGCAGCGGCTCGATGCGCGCTATGCTGCCTATGCCGCCGAACGCGGTGCGACCGTAAGTCGCCCGCCACGCCGCGACGAGGACATCCTTGAACGGGTCGAGGCTGAGGCGCGCCTTGCGGCCGCGCGCACCGAAGCCATCGCTGATGACGTGATCGCACCGCGCCCTGAAGCCAATCCCTCTGCTGCCCCCGGGGCTCCGGCCCCCGATGTCCCGCAGGCCCAGGCGACAGCCGCTCCGCCAGCGGGCGACACTGGTCCGGCGGCGTCTGTCACGCCTGCGAACCCCAGCGAGGCGAGCCAATGA
- the ychF gene encoding redox-regulated ATPase YchF — protein MGFRCGIVGLPNVGKSTLFNALTETQAAQAANYPFCTIEPNVGQVAVPDERLQKIAAIAKSAKIIETQLGFVDIAGLVKGASKGEGLGNQFLGNIREVDAIVHVLRCFEDDDIQHVANKVDPIADAEVVETELMLSDLESLEKRVPAAAKRATGGDKEAKAMASVLGQALELLRDGKPARLTVPNDDEEARLFKQAQLLTAKPVLYVCNVAEEDAATGNALSAKVFEKAAAEGAQAVVVSAAIEAELVAMPVEDRGEFLEALGLEESGLARVIRAGYKLLGLKTFFTAGPKEARAWTFPDGAKAPQAAGEIHSDFERGFIRAETIAYEDYIALGGEAGAKEAGKLRQEGKEYVVQDGDVLLFKFNV, from the coding sequence ATGGGTTTCCGTTGCGGGATCGTCGGCCTGCCCAATGTGGGCAAGTCCACTCTGTTCAATGCGCTCACCGAGACGCAGGCGGCGCAGGCGGCGAACTATCCCTTCTGCACCATCGAGCCCAATGTCGGGCAGGTCGCGGTGCCGGATGAACGCCTGCAGAAGATCGCCGCCATCGCCAAGAGCGCCAAGATCATCGAAACGCAGTTGGGCTTCGTCGACATCGCGGGCCTCGTGAAGGGCGCGAGCAAGGGCGAAGGCCTCGGCAACCAGTTCCTCGGCAATATCCGCGAGGTGGACGCCATCGTCCACGTGCTGCGCTGCTTCGAGGATGACGACATCCAGCACGTCGCCAACAAGGTCGATCCGATCGCCGATGCCGAAGTGGTCGAGACCGAGCTGATGCTCTCCGATCTCGAAAGCCTCGAAAAGCGCGTCCCCGCGGCGGCCAAGCGCGCCACCGGCGGCGACAAGGAAGCCAAGGCAATGGCGAGCGTGCTGGGGCAGGCGCTCGAACTGCTTCGCGACGGCAAGCCCGCGCGCCTCACCGTGCCGAACGACGACGAGGAAGCGCGCCTGTTCAAGCAGGCGCAACTGCTCACCGCCAAGCCCGTGCTTTACGTGTGCAACGTCGCCGAAGAAGACGCCGCCACCGGCAATGCCCTGTCCGCCAAGGTGTTCGAAAAGGCCGCGGCTGAGGGCGCACAGGCCGTGGTCGTCTCCGCCGCGATCGAAGCCGAACTGGTGGCCATGCCGGTGGAAGACCGGGGCGAATTTCTCGAAGCGCTGGGTCTTGAGGAGAGCGGCCTCGCCCGCGTGATCCGCGCCGGGTATAAGCTCCTGGGGCTGAAAACCTTCTTCACCGCCGGCCCCAAGGAAGCCCGCGCCTGGACCTTCCCCGATGGCGCCAAGGCCCCGCAGGCCGCGGGCGAGATCCATTCCGATTTCGAGCGCGGCTTCATCCGCGCCGAGACGATCGCTTACGAGGATTACATCGCGCTGGGCGGCGAAGCGGGCGCGAAGGAAGCGGGCAAGCTGCGGCAGGAAGGCAAGGAATACGTGGTGCAGGACGGGGACGTGCTGCTGTTCAAGTTCAACGTTTGA
- the mutL gene encoding DNA mismatch repair endonuclease MutL, producing the protein MPEIRRLPSVLVNRIAAGEVVERPAAALKELVENAIDAGARRIGVVLADGGLARIEVVDDGCGMSADGLALALERHATSKLPDSLIGPDGAIELVTTLGFRGEALPSIASVARLTIESREQGASEGWRRVVDHGVVLADEPAALPPGTRVRVEELFAKVPARRKFLRTARSEYAACLDVVRRLAMARPDIAFTLETSGEGAKRTVFSLQAGEELATRVARIIAHELKDNSVPIELTRDTPHGVMRLTGVAGLPTWNRGVADHQYLFVNGRPVKDRLLVGAVRGAYADMLARDRHAVLALFLDLPPQDVDVNVHPAKTEVRFRDSAGVRGFIVSGLRQALATGDRRSAQGPDRGAMARWVSEPTASAPAPAAPMLESIFSGRDWTAPQARLGEARPEWSAPLAGPQGRAEEAAPIPEQAQAYPLGIARGQVANTYIVAEAADGLVLVDQHAAHERLVLERLRAAGAEEGVRRSQALLVPDVVEMDEVDCDRLEDAAEGLARYGLVIERFGPSAMLVRAVPSAIAKADTAKLLTDLADDIAKHGRQEDSGALLLAERLELVLATMACHGSVRAGRVLSVAEMNALLREMEATPRSGQCNHGRPTWVKLSMEDVEKLFGRH; encoded by the coding sequence ATGCCCGAAATCCGCCGCCTCCCGTCCGTTCTGGTGAACCGCATCGCCGCAGGCGAGGTGGTCGAACGCCCGGCGGCGGCGCTCAAGGAACTGGTCGAGAACGCGATTGATGCAGGCGCGCGGCGAATCGGTGTGGTGCTGGCGGATGGGGGGCTGGCGCGCATCGAGGTCGTGGACGACGGCTGCGGCATGAGCGCGGACGGACTCGCGCTGGCGCTCGAACGCCACGCCACTTCCAAACTGCCTGATTCGCTGATCGGCCCGGATGGCGCCATCGAGCTGGTAACAACGCTGGGCTTTCGGGGCGAGGCGTTACCCAGCATTGCCAGCGTTGCGCGCCTTACGATCGAAAGCCGCGAACAAGGTGCGTCAGAAGGCTGGCGCCGGGTGGTTGATCACGGCGTGGTGCTGGCAGACGAACCCGCCGCGCTTCCCCCCGGCACGCGCGTACGGGTGGAGGAACTGTTCGCCAAGGTGCCGGCGCGCCGCAAGTTCCTGCGCACGGCGCGCAGCGAATATGCCGCCTGCCTCGATGTGGTGCGCCGCCTTGCGATGGCGCGGCCCGACATTGCCTTTACGCTTGAAACCTCGGGGGAGGGGGCGAAGCGCACCGTGTTCTCCCTGCAAGCGGGCGAGGAACTGGCGACCCGCGTGGCGCGGATCATTGCGCATGAACTGAAAGACAATTCTGTCCCGATCGAACTCACCCGCGACACGCCGCACGGGGTGATGCGCCTGACCGGGGTGGCGGGCCTGCCGACCTGGAACCGCGGGGTCGCCGATCACCAATATCTCTTCGTCAATGGACGCCCGGTAAAGGACCGGCTGCTGGTGGGTGCGGTGCGCGGGGCCTATGCCGACATGCTGGCGCGGGATCGCCACGCGGTGCTGGCGCTGTTCCTCGACCTGCCGCCGCAGGATGTCGATGTGAACGTGCATCCGGCCAAGACCGAGGTGCGGTTCCGGGATTCGGCGGGGGTGCGCGGGTTTATCGTCTCCGGGCTGCGGCAGGCGCTGGCGACAGGGGATCGCCGGAGCGCGCAGGGGCCGGATCGCGGCGCAATGGCGCGGTGGGTGAGCGAACCGACCGCCTCTGCTCCTGCGCCCGCAGCGCCTATGCTGGAGAGCATTTTCTCCGGCCGTGACTGGACAGCGCCGCAAGCCCGGCTTGGCGAGGCGCGTCCTGAATGGAGCGCGCCGCTGGCCGGGCCCCAAGGCCGCGCCGAGGAAGCCGCGCCGATTCCCGAGCAGGCGCAAGCCTACCCCCTGGGCATCGCGCGGGGGCAGGTCGCCAACACCTATATCGTCGCCGAGGCGGCGGACGGTCTGGTGCTGGTCGATCAGCACGCCGCGCACGAACGCCTCGTGCTCGAACGCTTGCGCGCGGCGGGGGCGGAGGAAGGCGTGCGCCGCAGCCAAGCCCTGCTGGTGCCTGACGTGGTCGAGATGGACGAGGTCGATTGCGACCGGTTGGAAGACGCCGCCGAGGGCCTTGCGCGCTACGGTCTCGTCATCGAACGCTTCGGGCCATCGGCAATGCTGGTGCGCGCTGTGCCTTCTGCTATCGCCAAGGCGGACACGGCCAAGCTGCTGACCGACCTTGCCGACGATATCGCCAAGCATGGGCGTCAGGAAGACAGCGGCGCGCTGCTCTTGGCCGAGCGGCTCGAACTGGTGCTGGCGACGATGGCCTGCCACGGATCGGTGCGGGCAGGGCGGGTGCTCAGCGTTGCCGAGATGAACGCCCTGCTGCGCGAAATGGAAGCGACGCCCCGATCAGGCCAGTGCAACCACGGGCGGCCGACCTGGGTGAAGCTCAGCATGGAAGACGTCGAAAAGCTGTTCGGGCGGCATTGA
- the mreD gene encoding rod shape-determining protein MreD — protein MMERLDPRARSDIYGRRINRAPYPWRVRSVPYLSIMLGSLLPVLLVADLMPLLPSLGFMMLLAWRMVRPGLLPLWAGAPLGAFDDLVSGQPFGSAILLWSLAMIAIELAETRFPWRDFWHDWVTASTLAVAYWLAALLLSGASVTPEMLMVAGPQALLSVLLYPILARMVAGLDRFRLARARKLD, from the coding sequence ATGATGGAGCGGCTCGATCCTCGCGCCCGCTCCGATATCTATGGACGGCGCATCAACCGTGCGCCCTACCCCTGGCGGGTTCGCAGCGTGCCTTATCTGTCGATCATGCTGGGTTCATTGCTGCCCGTGCTGCTGGTCGCTGATCTGATGCCGCTTTTGCCATCCCTCGGCTTCATGATGCTGCTGGCCTGGCGCATGGTGCGGCCCGGTCTGCTCCCCCTGTGGGCAGGTGCGCCGCTAGGGGCGTTCGATGATCTGGTAAGTGGTCAGCCTTTCGGCAGTGCAATCCTTCTCTGGTCGCTGGCGATGATCGCGATCGAACTTGCCGAAACCCGCTTTCCCTGGCGCGATTTCTGGCACGACTGGGTTACCGCCAGCACGCTTGCGGTTGCCTATTGGCTGGCGGCACTGTTGCTATCAGGTGCCAGCGTGACGCCGGAAATGCTGATGGTCGCAGGGCCGCAGGCCTTGCTGTCGGTGCTGCTCTATCCGATACTGGCACGCATGGTCGCTGGTCTTGATCGGTTCCGTCTTGCCCGGGCGCGGAAGCTCGACTGA
- a CDS encoding SDR family oxidoreductase has product MSLDRRALLAGAAATAALAAQRAQAVEPVYTPQLNFKGKSVLITGCSSGFGRIAAELLARQGAKVFATMRGLPRAEADSLRMMALKDRLDLHVIEIDVTSDQQVAEGVAQAELAAGGAIDVLVNNAGIGITSPVEVQDMEATRLMFETNVFGPHRMARAVLPGMRKKGAGQIIQISSQLGRVISPYSGHYSATKFALEAMSEQLAYELVPHKIDVSIIEPGGYPTKVWVNRNAYSQALKERAEAQHTDGYPQQVAAMGTEDGSGRSNDPADVAKAIAGLIALPPGTRPLRLPVAPGNKPQVPINEVTARVQVDWLGNSRAGPLVRAVHER; this is encoded by the coding sequence ATGAGCCTCGACCGCCGTGCCCTGCTAGCCGGAGCCGCCGCCACCGCTGCCCTCGCCGCCCAGCGCGCCCAAGCCGTAGAGCCGGTCTACACGCCGCAGCTGAACTTCAAGGGCAAGAGCGTGCTGATCACCGGCTGCTCGTCAGGTTTCGGACGGATCGCGGCGGAACTGCTGGCACGGCAGGGGGCGAAGGTCTTCGCCACGATGCGAGGCCTCCCCCGCGCTGAGGCGGATAGCCTGCGGATGATGGCCTTGAAGGACCGGCTTGATCTCCATGTGATCGAAATTGACGTGACTTCAGACCAGCAGGTAGCAGAAGGCGTCGCGCAGGCCGAACTGGCGGCGGGCGGCGCGATCGATGTCCTCGTCAACAATGCCGGGATCGGCATCACCTCGCCGGTCGAGGTGCAGGACATGGAGGCCACCCGCCTGATGTTCGAGACCAACGTCTTCGGCCCCCACCGCATGGCGCGCGCGGTGCTGCCGGGGATGCGCAAGAAGGGCGCCGGCCAGATCATCCAGATTTCCAGCCAGCTGGGGCGCGTCATCTCGCCCTATTCGGGGCATTACTCAGCGACCAAGTTCGCGCTGGAGGCGATGAGCGAGCAGCTCGCCTACGAACTGGTGCCGCACAAGATCGACGTTTCGATCATCGAGCCCGGCGGCTATCCCACCAAGGTCTGGGTCAACCGCAACGCCTATTCGCAGGCTCTGAAAGAGCGCGCCGAGGCGCAGCACACCGACGGCTATCCGCAGCAGGTCGCCGCCATGGGAACCGAGGACGGATCGGGCCGCAGCAATGATCCGGCTGATGTGGCGAAGGCCATTGCGGGCCTGATCGCCCTGCCCCCCGGCACCCGCCCGCTGCGACTGCCCGTTGCGCCCGGCAACAAGCCGCAGGTGCCGATCAACGAAGTGACGGCGCGGGTGCAAGTCGACTGGCTCGGCAATTCGCGCGCCGGGCCGCTGGTGCGCGCCGTGCATGAGCGGTGA
- the pth gene encoding aminoacyl-tRNA hydrolase translates to MQIWVGLGNPGPRYALHRHNVGFMAVDVIADMHGFGPVQTKFQGWVQEGRIGSQKVLLLKPATFMNESGRAVGEALRFYKLGTEALTVFHDELDLAPFKVKVKQGGGHAGHNGLRSIDQHCGAEFRRIRLGIGHPGHKDRVTGHVLGNFAKDEQDDLVAMLGAIGAEAEWLAKGDDVRFMNDVALRMQG, encoded by the coding sequence ATGCAAATATGGGTCGGCCTCGGAAATCCCGGACCGCGCTATGCGCTCCACCGGCACAATGTCGGCTTCATGGCCGTGGACGTGATCGCGGACATGCACGGCTTCGGGCCGGTGCAGACCAAGTTTCAAGGCTGGGTGCAGGAAGGCCGGATCGGCAGCCAGAAGGTGCTGCTGCTGAAGCCCGCCACCTTCATGAACGAAAGCGGCCGCGCGGTGGGGGAGGCGCTGCGCTTCTACAAGCTTGGCACTGAGGCGCTCACGGTGTTCCATGACGAGCTCGACCTTGCCCCCTTCAAGGTGAAGGTGAAGCAGGGCGGCGGCCATGCGGGGCATAATGGCCTGCGCTCCATTGACCAGCATTGCGGAGCCGAGTTCCGCCGCATCCGTCTCGGCATCGGCCATCCCGGCCACAAGGATCGCGTCACCGGCCACGTCCTCGGCAATTTCGCCAAGGACGAACAGGACGATCTTGTGGCCATGCTCGGCGCGATTGGCGCTGAGGCCGAATGGCTCGCCAAGGGCGACGACGTGCGCTTCATGAATGATGTGGCTTTGAGGATGCAGGGCTGA
- a CDS encoding rod shape-determining protein, translating into MSFLSNLFKFGSQNMAIDLGTANTLVYVQDQGIVLNEPSVVAIETINGIRRVKAVGDDAKMMMGKTPDSIEAIRPLRDGVIADIEVAEQMIKHFIQKVHGKKSMFRYPEIVICVPSGSTSVERRAIRDAASNAGASDVHLILEPMAAAIGADMPVTEPVGSMVVDIGGGTTEVAVLSLRGLAYTTSVRTGGDKMDEAIVSYVRRHHNLLIGDATAERIKKDYGIAMIPEDGVGETITLKGRDLVNGVPKEITINQAHVAGALSEPIGAIVEGVRIALENTAPELAADIVDQGIVLTGGGALIRRLDEHLREETGLPVSVAEDPLTCVAIGTGRAMEDPVYRGVLMTA; encoded by the coding sequence ATGAGCTTCCTGTCCAATCTCTTCAAATTCGGTTCGCAGAACATGGCGATCGATCTCGGCACGGCCAATACCCTGGTCTATGTGCAGGATCAGGGCATCGTGCTGAATGAGCCTTCGGTGGTGGCGATCGAGACGATCAACGGGATCCGCCGGGTCAAGGCCGTGGGCGATGATGCAAAGATGATGATGGGCAAGACCCCGGACAGCATCGAGGCGATCCGGCCTCTGCGCGATGGCGTGATCGCGGACATCGAAGTGGCCGAACAGATGATCAAGCACTTCATCCAGAAGGTGCATGGCAAGAAGTCGATGTTCCGGTACCCCGAAATCGTGATCTGCGTGCCTTCGGGCTCGACCTCGGTCGAACGCCGCGCGATCCGCGATGCGGCCTCGAACGCGGGCGCATCGGATGTGCACCTGATCCTCGAACCGATGGCCGCGGCGATCGGCGCAGACATGCCGGTGACCGAGCCGGTCGGCTCGATGGTGGTCGATATCGGCGGCGGCACCACCGAAGTCGCCGTGCTCTCCTTGCGCGGTCTCGCCTACACCACCTCGGTGCGCACCGGGGGCGACAAGATGGACGAAGCCATCGTCAGCTATGTCCGCCGTCACCACAACCTGCTGATCGGCGATGCCACGGCCGAGCGCATCAAGAAGGATTACGGCATCGCCATGATCCCCGAAGATGGCGTTGGCGAGACGATCACCCTCAAGGGCCGTGACCTCGTCAATGGGGTGCCGAAGGAAATCACGATCAACCAGGCCCACGTTGCCGGGGCCCTGTCCGAACCGATTGGCGCCATCGTGGAAGGCGTCCGCATCGCGCTGGAAAACACCGCGCCTGAACTCGCGGCCGATATTGTCGATCAGGGCATCGTGCTGACTGGCGGCGGCGCGTTGATCCGCCGACTGGACGAGCATCTGCGCGAGGAAACGGGCCTCCCGGTTTCGGTCGCTGAAGACCCGCTGACTTGCGTTGCCATCGGAACTGGCCGGGCGATGGAAGATCCGGTCTACCGCGGCGTGCTGATGACCGCGTGA